GCGTGCCAGAACGTGGACGAAGTGCTCCGGATGTTCGGCCGGCGCATGGGGGAGGCGCGGAAGGGGTACCGGGCGTTCGTGGAAGCCGGATTCAGCCAGGGGAGGCGCGAGGAGCTTCGGGGCGGTGGGCTGGTTCGGAGTGCCGGGGGGTGGAAGAATCTGCTGCGGAGGAAGAGGGAGGAGCGGGAGCCGGGCGACGAGCGGATCCTCGGGGGCGGGGAGTTCGTGAGGGAGCTGTTGGAGCGGGCGGGCGCGCCGGTGCGGCGATCGGAGAGGGACGTGCTGCACGTGCTGGAAGAGGTGTGCCGAGAGCATGGGATCGGGAGGGAGCTGGTGCTGGGGCGGACCCGCCGCCGGGGGGTGGTGCGGGCCCGGGAGGCATTCTTTCTGAGGGCTCACGAGGAGGCGGGGGAGAGTTTTGCGTCGCTGGGGCGGCTGTGCGGCATGTCCCACACGGCGGTGCGCGCGGCGATCAGGCGGGCCCGGCAGAAGAGGGAAGCAGGGACGCCTCCGCCTCCAGGGCGATCCGGGGCAGGCGGGAACGCCGAGTGACGAGTTCAGGAAACCAGAAGATGCCGCCACCCCCGTTTCGTTGGTTAGAGAGAGCCGTATCCGGAGCCCCTTCGGGATTCAACCGCCAGCCGTGGCGCGTGGCGTGGACCCGCGATGGCCTTCGGGTCACCCGCAGGCCCGATTTGCCCGGGTGCTGGTTTGACACGGGCTTCCGGTACACGTGGATCGACTTTGGCGCATTGGGGGAGTGCTTGCGGCACGCCGGGGCCCGGGCGGGGTGGCGAGTGGGGGGCATGGGGGTCCGGGCCCGAGCCGACGGGCCGGCCCTGTGGTTGCCGCTGGAGCGTGAGGCCGGCGCGGGCACCCAGGAGGAGCGGCCGGGAGCATCCGTACTCCGGGACCGCCGGACGCATCGCGAACGGTTCGCACCGGTCGAGGCCCTCCCAATAGCGCTGAAAACGGTTCCGGTCCCCGGAGTGAGAGCCCAGTTGTTGGCTGGAGATCGGGGGCGGAACGCACGGGCCGTGTGGTTGGCCCGTTTCGAGGCGCTCTCTCTCCGGTGCGCCGAGGTGCGCCGGGAGCTGCTGGGGGGGCTCGCCGGGGACGGGGGGCGGGGAACGGGAATACCCGCGGAGTGCCTTGCCCTGCCAACGGCGGTGGGCCCGGTGTTTCGCTGCCTGCTGCGTCACCCGGCGTGGGATGCGGTGTGGCGCGTTGCCGCGCCGGTGTATGGGCGCGTCGCCCTGGCGCGCATCCGTTCGGCCTCGGCCCTGGTGTCGTTTGCGCTGGAGGGGCCGGAGACGCCGGAGGGCCTGGTGGGCTTGGGGGCGGCGTTTACTCGTTATTGGCTTGGCCTCACGGCCGAGGGACTGGCGGCCCAGCCCTATTCTTCTTTCGTGTACCCGCGGCTTTGCGGCCGGCGCTGCGGGCTGAAACGGTGCTTGGTGGCTCCGGAAAGTTGGCAGGAGCACTTTTCTGCGAAGCCGGAAATCGTTTTTCGGGTGGGGCGGCCCACCCGACGGGTGCCGCCCCGCCCGCATCGGCCCCTGGAGGACGTGCTGGCGGTGGAGGAGTAGTGCCGGTGGCTACACGTGGCCCAGGGCGTCCACGATGGGTTTGCGGGCGGCCCGGCGGGCGGGGAGGGCTGCGGACAGAACGGACAGGGCCACGAACACGGCGAAGCCCACGGCGAGCACGGCTGGGACCAGATCGACCTCCACCTGCACGAGCTCGGCCACGCCCGGGGGCTTGTAGCGGATGTCGGCGGCGGTCACCAGGACGCGGCCTGCGGCCGTGAGCCCCAGGCCCGCCACCGCCCCCAGGGTGCCGAGAACCGCGCCCTCGAATGCGAAGAGCCGGATCACGTCCCAGGGCTTGAAGCCGATGGCCCGCAGGGTGCCGATCTCCCGGAACCGCTCGTACACCGACATGGACATGGTGTTCACGGTGCCCATGACGACGATCAGGGATGTAATGGAGAACAGGAACAGGAACACCACGTCCAGGAAGTTCTTTGCCTTGCCGTAGTACTGGCTGATCTGTTCCCACGTGCGCACGTCCACCGGGATGCCGAGGTCCGCGGCAACCCGTTCCACCCGGGCCTTGACCTCGGGCACGATCGAGACGTCGTCGCAAAGGATGCTCAAGCGGTCGCACCCGTCCGTGTCGTACAGGCTCTGGGCCATGGCCAGGGGCATTTTCACGTACTTGTCGTTCATCTCGTCGGAGAACGTGGCGTAGGTGCCGGCCACGGTGGCGTCCACCGCGTTCATCTGGCCGTACTGAGTGGTGGCCATGAGGACCACGTTGCTCCCGGGCTGGAGCCGGAGCAGGGTGAGGAGATCCGGTCCCACCAGGATGGCGTCCGGGCGGTCACGCGGGAGGGTCTTCCGGCTCATCCAGCGGCGGTAGCGGTAGTGGCTCCACAGGTCGGCCTCCTTGGCCGGGTCGATCGCGTCGGATAGGAAGATGGTGGACACGTCGCCGTTCGAAAGGAGGCCGGTGAGCTCCATTCTTCGGGCCACCCAGGCCACGCCCGGGATCTTTCGGATGGTCTCTGCAAGCCTCGAGCTTTCTTCGCCGGTGAAAAGGTAGTCCTCCGGGCGGAGGCGTCCTTCCTCCAGAAAACCCTTCTTGTACACCACCAGATGCCCCGGAACCTCCACGAAGATCGCCGCCAGGGCCATCTTTTCGTACGCCTGGTGCGTGTACCCCTTGAACATCGCAACCGCCATGTACCCGAACGCGATGGCCAGCACGGTGATCAGGCTGCGGCGGCGGTTCTTGAGGACGTTGCGGAAGGCGATCTTCAGAAGGGTCATGGGGCGCGTCTCCCCCTGGTTCGGTCACGGATTTGAAAGGGACACCGCGCATTGTGGCGTACGGGGAATGGATCGGCAATAGGGCCGTGAATCGTGAGTGGGGCGGTGATGGGTGACGGGTGATGGGTGATGTCACGGATCGCCCTAATGGAGCCACCCATGATCGGCCTAATGGAGCCAGTTTGGGGGTGCCATGATCGGGCTAATGGAGCCGGGTCATGATCGCCGTAATGGAGCCACTCGGACCGACCTACCTCAGAGGGTCCCGGCGGTGTTGACCCTACCCCTTTCGACGCGTCGAGGCAACGACCTCCTGGGGGGCGTCGTCCGGCAGGGGTCGGGGTGATCGGTAGCTCTGGCCCTCCAGGACGATCCGGTAGGCGCCGTGGCGGATCCGGTCGATGGTGGCGGCCCCCAGCAGGCGGTTGGGGAAGGCCTGGCCCCACTCGCCCAAATCGAGGTTGCTGGTGAGGATGGTGGAGGCGCGCTCGTAGCGTTCGTTCATGAGGTCGTGGAAGTCCTCGTCCTGGGGAGGGCGCAGGGGTTTGAGGCCGAAGTCGTCGATGATGAGCAGATCGACCCGTGCCAGGGCGGCGAAGCGGCGTTCGTAGGTATCGGTGGCCCGGGCGGCATGGAGCGAGCCCAGGAGCTTGGAGGCGGAGGTAAACAGCACATCGTGGCCCTGGCGGATGGCGCAGTGGCCGATGGCCTGGGCGAGATGGCTTTTGCCGGTGCCGGTGGGGCCGACGATGAGGACACAGACCTTTTCGTGGAGGAAGCGGCAGGTGGCGACATCGAGGATGAGGGCCTTGTTGACGCCGGGGTTGAAGGCGAAGTCGAAGTTCTCGATGGTTTTTTCGCCGCGGAAGCCGGCGCGCCGGAACCTGAGGGCGAGCTTTTTGTGCTCGCGGCGGGCGATCTCGTCCTGGATGAGCAGGGAGAGGAACTCGGTGTAGGAGAGCTGATGCTCCACGGCCTGACGGTTTCGGGCCTCGAGGGAGTCGAGGATACCAGAGAGGCGAAGCTGCTTGAGCAAGGGGGCGAGCTGGGGCATGGGGTTCATGGTCTGGTCTCCGTTGCGTGAAGGGGTGGAAGGCACAGGCTCGGCAGCGCGGCGGGAACTCAGAGGGTTTCGCCGGGGCCCCGCCGCTGGGGGGCCGGGGGCGGATCCCACAGGAGCAGTTGGGCGGCATCGCGGCAGAAGCGGCCCTTGCCGGTGTAGGCCTCGGCGAGGGCGGAGGGCTCGGCCGGTTCGGGCTCCTGATCGAGGCCCTTTTGGAGGATGGTCTTCACGGTGCGGTAGCGGGGATCATCGAAGCGAAGGGCCCGGCGGCACGCGGCCTCCAGGCGCTCGTGCCCGAAGCGCTGGGCCAGGCGGATCACCCCCTGGGCGGCACGGAGGTTGTCGAGGACGCGGTGGGCGAAGAGGCGCTCGACGAGCTCATGGGTGGAGGGCCCGAGGGCTCGGGCCTTCTTGAGGCACCACTGGGGGTCTTGCATCTGGTAGGCCACCGCCTCCGGGGGGAGGTGGTCTTGGACGGTGGAGCGCTCGCCGGGGCGAGCCAGGCGGGGGTGGGAGGCGACGAGCTCGTGGTCGAGGTAGAGCTCCACGGTCGAGGGGGTGGCGCGCAGCCACAGATGCTGGCGCACGAGGCGAAAGGGGGCGGAGTAGTAGGCCTTCTCGAAGGTGACGTGGCAGTTGCCGTGGAGCTTCACGCGGGTCCACACGCCGAGGATGGGGGGCACGTCGGGCAGGGGCCTGAGCACGTGGCGCTCCACCTCGACGAACCGGGTGAGGGGTCGCTCGTGGGTGGTGCCGTGAAGGCGGTTGCCGGCGGTGGAGCGGATCCACTCGTGGAGCTGGCGGTTGGCGTCGACCCGGTCTCGGAACTCGCGAAGGGGCAGAAACGAGCGCTTGATGTACTTCACCCCGGACTCCACCCGGCCCTTCTTCTTGGGGTCCCGGACGGGACAAGGGGCGATGCGGAACCCGTAGCCCTCGGCCAGCTCGGCATAGGAGCGCTGGACCTCGGGATCGTGGTAGCAGGCGCGGACAATGGCGCACTTGGCGTTGTCGATGATGATCCGGGCAGGAACGCCGCCAAACCACTCGAAGGCCCGGCGGTGGCAGGCGATCCATGTGGAGACCTTCTGGTCGGGGACGATCTCGGCGTACTGATGGCGGCTCCAGGCAAGCGTCATCACGAAGACCCAGGTGAGTTGGGGCTCGCCGGTGAGGGGATGGGGGATCGTGGGGCCCTTGCCGAAGTCGACCTGGGCGGCCTCGCCGGGGGCGAACTCCAGCATGACGGTGGCCTGGGGGTTGGCCTTCCGGATGCCTTGGAGGAATCGCCGTACCGAAGAGTAGTGGCCGGTGTAGCCGTGCTTTCGGCACAGGGCCTCGTGGATGGTGGTGCCCTGGATGCCGAGCTCGACCCAGCGGGTGATCTCGTCGCGGTAGCGCTCGAGGGAGGAACCGGCCCGCGGGGTGGCCCGTGCAGGGGAGGAGCCGAGGGCCTGGGCGATGGCGGCCTCGTCGGGCACGGGGGAGTCGGGGTCGAGCCAGCCGTTGTGGGCGGCGAGCTCACGGAAGGCAGAGGCCTTGCGGCGGCCCATGAGGCCGGCTTTGGCGATCTGGCGGTTGGAGTCTCCAAGCCGCATGCGAACGAGGACGTGTCGGTACTGGTGCATCTCGAACCTCCGGTTGGCCATGGGGATCTCCTCTCGGCTCCTGGGAAAGGGGAGCGGGGAGGATACCCCGGTGGATGGAAGTCCGAGACCCTCGGGCAGGCAGATCAGGTGGCTCGATTACCCCGATCCTGGGGTGGCTCCATTAGGTGATCATCGGGTGGCCCCATTAGGCGATCATGAGGTGGCTCCATTACGGCGATCCTCGAATGGCTCCATATTGGCGATCAGCAACAGGTGATGGGGGCGTAGGACCGTGGGGACGTTAGGACGGGAGGACGTGCGGGGAGTGGCTCACCGAACGACCTGCGACCCAAAATGCCGTGAATCGTGATTTGTGAATGGTTCGCGCGCTTCGCGTGCCGTTGGGATGTTGGAACGGGGTACGAACGACGAACGACCTGCGACCGGCGGCAGTTTGGGGGGCGTGGCGTGAATCAGGTCTCTTGGACCCGGTACACTCTGTGATGGGCCTCGGTGTCGGCCCGGTGGGCGGCGAGGTCGGCGGCCAGGGCGTCGATCTTGGCCTCGAGGCGGGCCTCGGCCTCGTTCACCCGGCGGGTCAGGGCCTCGAACTTGAGGTCCACGAGGTCAAACCGCCGGTTCACATCCTCCGCCAACGCGTCCATCTTCCGGTCGAGCGCGGCGTGCCCCTCGATGACGAGGTCGAACTTGCTTCGGATGTCTTCGAGCAGGATCTCCAAATGGTCCTTTTCCATGATGGCCCCTCCGGGAGGAGTGGTGTGCGGGCGGAGCCGCGGGGAGGGAGCAGGGCCTGCCAAGCCTTCCGGAACCGTTCCGCCGCGTCAACCCCCCCGCCGGGAGAAATCACGTCACGCTCACAACGGCTGAGGGCCGTGAATGGTGAAGTCGGGAATCGTGAATGGTTTTGGCGCTTCGCGCGCGGTTGGGACGTTGGAACGGTGTACGACCAACGACGAACGACCCGCGACCAACGGTAGTTCACACGACGAACGACCCGCGACCGGCGGCAGTTTTGGCGGGCGTTGCGTGAGCCCCGAATTTCACGCCAAGGTCTGTGGAACGTCAACTTCAGCTCACGCCAAGCTCGCAACGAGCGCAACGGGTTTTGGGGTTGGGGGTTCGCATGGCGTCCGTGGCGGCGTTGCGTGAGCCCGAAGTTTACGCTACTCCTCCAAGTTGTTGACCACCCGAGTGATCCCGTCTTTTAGCAGCGCTTCTCCGAAGTTGATCAGAAGACCGAGCCGACAACCGCTCAGCTTCAGGTGGGTCAGAAGCTGCTTCTTGTGGACGGGTTGGACGGTTTCGACCGACTTCAGTTCCACGATGACTCGGTCCTCCACGATCAAATCCGCACGAAACCCTTGGTCGAAGGTCAGCCCGTCGTACTCGATCGGGACGGGTACCTGCCGGGCGACTCGAAGCTCCCGCTTTTGGAGTTCGTGCGCCAGAGCCAGCTCGTACACGGATTCTAGCAACCCGGGCCCGAGCGCTCGGTGGACCCGGAAGGCACTGTCCAAGATGACCTTTGCAATCTCATTTTCCACCGGCATTTGACGCCCCCTCTGGCAAAGGACGAACCGGCCGGATCTCACGCGACGAGCGCAAAGAACTTCTTGGGGTTTCCGTGGCGGACTTGGCGGCGTTGCGTGAGTCCCGCGGTTCACGCCAAGGTCCGTGGAACGTCAACTTCTTGGTCTCACGCCACGCTCACGACGAGCGCAAAGAACTTCTTGGGGGTTCCGTGGCGAGCTTGGCGGCGTTGCGAGAGTCCCGCGGTTCACGCCGAGGTGCGTGGAACGTCAACTTCTTGGTCTCACGCCACGCCCGCGACGAGCGCAAAGAACTTCTTGGGGGTTCCGTGGCGAGCTTGGCGGCGTTGCGAGAGTCCCGCGGTTCACGCCGAGGTGCGTGGAACGTCAACTTCTTGGTCTCACGCCACGCCCGCAACGGTCGCAAAGAACTTCTTGGGGTTTCCGTGGCGGACTTGGCGGCGTTGCGAGAGTCCCGCGGTTCACGCCGAGGTGCGTGGAACGTCAACTTCTTGGTCTCACGCCACGCTCACGACGAGCGCAAAGAACTTCTTGGGGGTTCCGTGGCTGACTTGGCGGCGTTGCGTGAGTCCCGCGGTTCACGCCAAGGTCCGTGGAACGTCAACTTCTTGGTCTCACGCCACGCTCACGACGGTCGCAAAGAACTTCTTGGGGTTTCCGTGGCGGACTTGGCGGCGTTGCGTGAGTCCCGCAGCTCACGCCAAGGTCCGTGGAACGTCAACTTCTTGGTCTCACGCCACGCCCGCAACGAGCGCAAAGAACTTCTTGGGGGTTCCGTGGCGAGCTTGGCGGCGTTGCGAGAGTCCCGCGGTTCACGCCGAGGTGCGTGGAACGTCAGCTTCTTGGTCTCACGCCACGCCCGCAACGGTCGCAAAGAACTTCTTGGGGGTTCCGCGGCGAGCTTGGCGGCGTTGCGAGAGCCCCGCGGTTCACGCCAAGGTCCGTGGAACGTCAACTTCTTGGTCTCACGCCACGCCCGCGACGGTCGCAAAGAACTTCTTGGGGGTTCCGTGGCGAGCTTGGCGGCGTTGCGAGAGTCCCGAAGTTCACGCCGAGGTCCGTGGAACGTCAACTTCTTGGTCTCACGCCACGCCCGCGACGAGCGCAAAGAACTTCTTGGGGGTTCCGCGGCGAGCTTGGCGGCGTTGCGTGAGTCCCGCGGTTCACGCCGAGGTGCGTGGAACGTCAACTTCTTGGTCTCACGCCACGCTCACGACGAGCGCAAAGAACTTCTTGGGGGTTCCGTGGCGAGCTTGGCGGCGTTGCGTGAGCCCCGAAG
This is a stretch of genomic DNA from Deferrisoma camini S3R1. It encodes these proteins:
- a CDS encoding transposase, whose translation is MPRTARLDVLGVLQHVMARGIDGYAIFQDERDRKAFLERLAGVVEWARADLLAWCLMSNHFHLLVRPREVLLAPMMRRLMTGYAVWHNRRHGRRGHVFQNRYKSIVVEEEPYFLELVRYIHLNPVRAGLVASMEALDEYPYTGHAVLLRSRELACQNVDEVLRMFGRRMGEARKGYRAFVEAGFSQGRREELRGGGLVRSAGGWKNLLRRKREEREPGDERILGGGEFVRELLERAGAPVRRSERDVLHVLEEVCREHGIGRELVLGRTRRRGVVRAREAFFLRAHEEAGESFASLGRLCGMSHTAVRAAIRRARQKREAGTPPPPGRSGAGGNAE
- a CDS encoding ABC transporter permease, which codes for MTLLKIAFRNVLKNRRRSLITVLAIAFGYMAVAMFKGYTHQAYEKMALAAIFVEVPGHLVVYKKGFLEEGRLRPEDYLFTGEESSRLAETIRKIPGVAWVARRMELTGLLSNGDVSTIFLSDAIDPAKEADLWSHYRYRRWMSRKTLPRDRPDAILVGPDLLTLLRLQPGSNVVLMATTQYGQMNAVDATVAGTYATFSDEMNDKYVKMPLAMAQSLYDTDGCDRLSILCDDVSIVPEVKARVERVAADLGIPVDVRTWEQISQYYGKAKNFLDVVFLFLFSITSLIVVMGTVNTMSMSVYERFREIGTLRAIGFKPWDVIRLFAFEGAVLGTLGAVAGLGLTAAGRVLVTAADIRYKPPGVAELVQVEVDLVPAVLAVGFAVFVALSVLSAALPARRAARKPIVDALGHV
- the istB gene encoding IS21-like element helper ATPase IstB; this translates as MNPMPQLAPLLKQLRLSGILDSLEARNRQAVEHQLSYTEFLSLLIQDEIARREHKKLALRFRRAGFRGEKTIENFDFAFNPGVNKALILDVATCRFLHEKVCVLIVGPTGTGKSHLAQAIGHCAIRQGHDVLFTSASKLLGSLHAARATDTYERRFAALARVDLLIIDDFGLKPLRPPQDEDFHDLMNERYERASTILTSNLDLGEWGQAFPNRLLGAATIDRIRHGAYRIVLEGQSYRSPRPLPDDAPQEVVASTRRKG
- the istA gene encoding IS21 family transposase codes for the protein MHQYRHVLVRMRLGDSNRQIAKAGLMGRRKASAFRELAAHNGWLDPDSPVPDEAAIAQALGSSPARATPRAGSSLERYRDEITRWVELGIQGTTIHEALCRKHGYTGHYSSVRRFLQGIRKANPQATVMLEFAPGEAAQVDFGKGPTIPHPLTGEPQLTWVFVMTLAWSRHQYAEIVPDQKVSTWIACHRRAFEWFGGVPARIIIDNAKCAIVRACYHDPEVQRSYAELAEGYGFRIAPCPVRDPKKKGRVESGVKYIKRSFLPLREFRDRVDANRQLHEWIRSTAGNRLHGTTHERPLTRFVEVERHVLRPLPDVPPILGVWTRVKLHGNCHVTFEKAYYSAPFRLVRQHLWLRATPSTVELYLDHELVASHPRLARPGERSTVQDHLPPEAVAYQMQDPQWCLKKARALGPSTHELVERLFAHRVLDNLRAAQGVIRLAQRFGHERLEAACRRALRFDDPRYRTVKTILQKGLDQEPEPAEPSALAEAYTGKGRFCRDAAQLLLWDPPPAPQRRGPGETL
- a CDS encoding GxxExxY protein, encoding MPVENEIAKVILDSAFRVHRALGPGLLESVYELALAHELQKRELRVARQVPVPIEYDGLTFDQGFRADLIVEDRVIVELKSVETVQPVHKKQLLTHLKLSGCRLGLLINFGEALLKDGITRVVNNLEE